A part of Streptomyces sp. NBC_01235 genomic DNA contains:
- a CDS encoding MFS transporter, giving the protein MLRRTSTASSLEDGAFALVLPVLAEQSTGKYGVAAVFVAVTAPWALASLPIGYLADHMSRTRLLRIVAVVRIGLAALLAALYLLGSPVPGLVAVVAFGLGSCAVASEIARQSLVPQLVSNPDRLVSANTEIAKVSQLYGGFVGPLVGGGLLTWSQSGATLALAVLALITLIVTLGLPETPALSDEPMRVQTMVTVGLDGFRHIYRQRMLLTLAALSFTVSVIWYVWQTSFTAFALADNGLGASSLGYSVLLLAGTAGALVGNQLVQHLTRTFPLRTVLSMSLVVWVIWFVVPALTSSWYAILVGLVLGGSAGLLWNTVSITARQLVTEGHLLGRTTAAYRMVTRTGRVIGAAIAGLMMTHTSWQHIFAICAGAVGAVAVGILVLYRDRSMLEPEVR; this is encoded by the coding sequence GTGCTGCGCAGGACCAGCACGGCCTCGAGCCTGGAAGACGGTGCGTTCGCCCTGGTCCTGCCGGTTCTCGCGGAGCAGTCCACCGGGAAGTACGGTGTGGCGGCGGTCTTCGTGGCGGTGACGGCACCCTGGGCACTGGCGTCACTCCCGATCGGATATCTCGCCGACCACATGTCGCGCACGCGTCTGCTGAGGATCGTGGCCGTGGTGCGCATAGGGCTCGCCGCACTGCTTGCCGCTCTGTACCTGCTCGGCAGTCCCGTGCCGGGGCTCGTGGCTGTCGTGGCTTTCGGGTTGGGCAGCTGCGCTGTGGCTTCGGAGATCGCGCGCCAGTCGCTCGTGCCGCAGCTGGTGTCGAATCCGGACCGGCTCGTCTCCGCCAACACGGAGATCGCCAAGGTGTCCCAGCTGTATGGCGGCTTCGTCGGACCGTTGGTGGGCGGCGGGCTGCTGACCTGGAGCCAATCGGGTGCCACGCTCGCTCTGGCGGTGTTGGCCCTGATCACTCTGATCGTGACGCTGGGCCTACCGGAAACCCCTGCCCTGAGTGACGAACCCATGCGCGTACAGACCATGGTGACAGTGGGGTTGGACGGATTCCGCCACATCTACCGTCAGCGCATGCTTTTGACTCTGGCCGCTCTGAGTTTCACGGTCTCGGTCATCTGGTACGTCTGGCAGACGTCCTTCACGGCCTTCGCACTGGCAGACAACGGTCTGGGCGCCTCAAGCCTCGGCTACTCGGTGCTGCTCCTGGCCGGCACAGCGGGAGCGCTCGTCGGCAACCAACTGGTGCAGCATCTAACGCGGACGTTTCCCTTGCGCACTGTGTTGTCCATGAGCCTGGTCGTCTGGGTCATCTGGTTCGTCGTTCCCGCTCTGACATCGAGTTGGTACGCGATCCTCGTCGGCCTCGTCCTGGGCGGTTCCGCCGGGCTGCTGTGGAACACCGTCTCCATCACGGCTCGACAACTAGTCACCGAGGGACACCTGTTGGGTCGGACGACCGCCGCATACCGGATGGTGACGCGCACGGGCCGGGTGATCGGGGCGGCCATCGCGGGACTGATGATGACGCACACCTCCTGGCAGCACATCTTCGCCATCTGTGCCGGTGCCGTCGGAGCCGTGGCTGTCGGAATCCTTGTTCTCTACCGTGACCGATCCATGCTCGAGCCGGAAGTGCGGTGA